The following proteins are encoded in a genomic region of Streptomyces sp. NBC_01723:
- a CDS encoding MarR family winged helix-turn-helix transcriptional regulator, whose product MAPQASRRDAATRANDRPGDASPFALGLLLRRAHWRAAGLMSEALRPLGIELRHFAVLIVLVDRGPTVQRDLAAATGTDKAGIMRVVDDLERRNLAVRKAVPGDRRARSVEITPEGLALFDAAHVAAEPLAERLVADLGSDGSEQLTRLLTVLAHPGDQKPVPPAHSG is encoded by the coding sequence ATGGCCCCCCAAGCATCCCGCCGTGACGCCGCGACGCGTGCCAACGACCGCCCCGGTGACGCCTCCCCGTTCGCGCTCGGCCTGCTTCTGCGGCGTGCGCACTGGAGGGCGGCCGGCCTGATGTCGGAGGCGCTGCGCCCGCTCGGCATCGAGTTGCGGCACTTCGCCGTGCTGATCGTGCTGGTCGACCGCGGCCCCACGGTGCAACGTGACCTCGCCGCGGCGACGGGGACGGACAAGGCGGGGATCATGCGGGTCGTCGACGACCTGGAGCGCCGGAACCTCGCCGTGCGCAAGGCCGTGCCCGGGGACCGCCGGGCACGGTCGGTGGAGATCACCCCCGAGGGGCTGGCGCTCTTCGACGCCGCGCACGTCGCGGCCGAGCCGTTGGCCGAGCGGCTGGTCGCCGACCTGGGGTCCGACGGCTCGGAGCAGCTCACACGCCTGCTGACCGTGCTGGCCCACCCCGGCGACCAGAAGCCGGTCCCGCCGGCCCACTCCGGATGA